One stretch of Strix uralensis isolate ZFMK-TIS-50842 chromosome 17, bStrUra1, whole genome shotgun sequence DNA includes these proteins:
- the P2RX6 gene encoding P2X purinoceptor 6 produces MTGGAPGRLCGGLLDYKTVKFALTRNRRVGLLHRLLQLGVLGYLLGWVLLVRKGYQDTDPAPRAAVVTKLKGAAVAEVGGAGRRLWDAADYARPPQGENVLFLVTNFIATAKQAQGTCPESPSVLDATCTEDADCPVGNSVVHGNGIKTGKCVMFNNTHSTCEIYGWCPVENNTLPRKPLLAEAENFTLFIKNTVHFTKFNFSKCNTLQTNDPTYFKSCTYDPFFNPSCPVFRVRDMVEAAGETFGDLALLGGSIGVRIEWDCDLDHPAAQCQPQYSFSLQDRRYNFRTASYYWDSQRRLFRNLLKLYGIRFDISVHGQAGKFSIIPAAVSFGTGIAFFGAATVVCDLVLLYLDAKADFYWKEKFEEAKPPKGKTEAAA; encoded by the exons ATGACGGGTGGGGCGCCGGGCCGGCTGTGCGGCGGGCTGCTCGACTACAAGACGGTGAAGTTCGCGCTGACGCGGAATCGGCGGGTCGGGCTGCTGCACCGCCTGCTCCAGCTCGGCGTGCTGGGCTACCTGCTCGG GTGGGTGCTGCTAGTGCGGAAGGGCTACCAGGACACCGACCCTGCCCCCCGCGCCGCCGTCGTCACCAAGCTGAAGGGGGCGGCGGTCGCCGAGGTGGGGGGCGCGGGCCGGCGGCTGTGGGACGCGGCGGACTACGCCCGGCCCCCTCAG GgagaaaatgtgctttttctggtGACCAATTTCATCGCTACAGCAAAGCAAGCTCAGGGCACCTGTCCTGAG AGCCCCTCTGTTCTCGATGCGACGTGCACGGAAGATGCAGACTGTCCCGTGGGAAACTCAGTGGTTCATGGCAACG GGATAAAAACTGGGAAGTGTGTGATGTTCAACAACACCCATTCCACCTGTGAGATCTATGGCTGGTGTCCTGTGGAGAACAACACCCTGCCCAG GAAACCTCTTCTGGCTGAGGCGGAGAATTTCactctttttataaaaaatactgtCCACTTCACCAAATTTAACTTCTCCAA GTGCAATACTTTGCAAACCAATGACCCCACCTATTTCAAGAGCTGCACATACGATCCATTCTTCAACCCTTCCTGTCCTGTCTTCCGTGTCCGTGACATGGTGGAGGCAGCTGGAGAGACCTTTGGAGACCTTGCACTGCTG GGGGGGAGCATTGGAGTTCGCATCGAGTGGGACTGTGACCTGGATCACCCTGCTGCCCAGTGCCAGCCACAGTACTCCTTCAGCCTGCAGGACAGGAGGTACAATTTTAG AACTGCCTCCTACTACTGGGACTCGCAGCGGCGGCTCTTCCGGAACCTGCTGAAACTCTACGGCATCCGCTTCGACATCTCCGTGCACGGCCAG GCCGGGAAGTTCAGCATAATTCCTGCTGCCGTGAGCTTCGGCACCGGCATCGCGTTCTTTGGTGCC GCCACGGTGGTCTGTGACCTGGTTCTGCTCTACCTGGATGCGAAGGCTGACTTCTACTGGAAGGAGAAGTTCGAGGAG
- the LRRC74B gene encoding leucine-rich repeat-containing protein 74B isoform X5, with protein sequence MAAAAAGGGGSSADRGSSGEEDAGGPAGESRYLAACRACGVTPASSLLRCTPGPALSLRHRGLGPRGAKALALSLMVNTSILTLDLSDNWLQGEGAAAIAEMLKENCYISAVDLSDNKLGVEGAKAFSAMLLENTTIVFLQLSGNEFDDHAAKYLADAITANSKVEILDLSYNMFGDKAGEILGTAIAENIGLKELKINWNHFHSQGAAALAKGLAANIFLKVLDVSYNGFGNSGAAALGEALKANTVLEELNVSSNRILVEGALHIAAGLKENKTLKRLNMTRNPMQSEGCRGVLKALQTNSGTGVEILDLPLSF encoded by the exons atggcggcggcagcagcgggaggcggcgggagcaGCGCGGACAGGGGGAGCTCGG GCGAGGAGGACGCCGGCGGCCCGGCGGGAGAGAGCCGGTACCTGGCTGCGTGCCGGGCCTGCGGCGTGACCCCGGCCTCCAGCCTCCTGCGGTGCACGCCGGGCCCCGCGCTCAGCCTGCGGCACCGTGGCCTGGGCCCGCGG ggTGCCAAGGCTTTAGCTCTTTCCTTGATGGTCAATACCTCTATCCTCACGTTAGACCTGAGTGACAACTGGCTGCAGGGAGAAGGGGCAGCTGCGATTgcagagatgctgaaagaaaactGCTACATTTCAG ctgtTGATTTATCTGACAACAAATTAGGTGTTGAAGGAGCTAAGGCCTTTTCTGCTATGCTTCTAGAAAATACTACAATTGTGTTCCTCCAGCTCTCAGGAAATGAATTTGACGATCATGCAGCAAAGTATTTAGCGGATGCCATCACAGCAAACAGCAAAGTGGAAATTCTGGATCTGAGTTACAACATGTTTGGTGACAAAGCAG GTGAAATTCTTGGAACAGCAATAGCAGAAAACATTGGATTAAAGGAACTTAAAATCAACTGGAACCATTTCCATAGCCAAGGGGCAGCTGCCTTGGCCAAAGGCTTGGCG GCAAACATATTCCTCAAAGTGCTGGATGTTTCCTACAATGGCTTTGGCAACAGTGGAGCAGCTGCCTTGGGGGAGGCTCTTAAAGCCAACACCGTGTTGGAAGAGCTCAATGTTAG CAGCAACCGTATTTTGGTGGAAGGAGCTCTGCACATTGCAGCTggcctgaaagaaaacaagactcTGAAAAGACTTAAT ATGACCAGAAATCCTATGCAGAGCGAAGGCTGCCGTGGGGTCCTCAAAGCTCTACAAACAAATTCTGGCACTGGTGTTGAGATCCTTGACTTGCCA
- the LRRC74B gene encoding leucine-rich repeat-containing protein 74B isoform X3: MAAAAAGGGGSSADRGSSGEEDAGGPAGESRYLAACRACGVTPASSLLRCTPGPALSLRHRGLGPRGAKALALSLMVNTSILTLDLSDNWLQGEGAAAIAEMLKENCYISAVDLSDNKLGVEGAKAFSAMLLENTTIVFLQLSGNEFDDHAAKYLADAITANSKVEILDLSYNMFGDKAGEILGTAIAENIGLKELKINWNHFHSQGAAALAKGLAANIFLKVLDVSYNGFGNSGAAALGEALKANTVLEELNVSSNRILVEGALHIAAGLKENKTLKRLNMTRNPMQSEGCRGVLKALQTNSGTGVEILDLPDIPVNKELAELCGAVKILFPNLLLRYGGNVKLERKSQLKAELLTQPKVVGNSQN, from the exons atggcggcggcagcagcgggaggcggcgggagcaGCGCGGACAGGGGGAGCTCGG GCGAGGAGGACGCCGGCGGCCCGGCGGGAGAGAGCCGGTACCTGGCTGCGTGCCGGGCCTGCGGCGTGACCCCGGCCTCCAGCCTCCTGCGGTGCACGCCGGGCCCCGCGCTCAGCCTGCGGCACCGTGGCCTGGGCCCGCGG ggTGCCAAGGCTTTAGCTCTTTCCTTGATGGTCAATACCTCTATCCTCACGTTAGACCTGAGTGACAACTGGCTGCAGGGAGAAGGGGCAGCTGCGATTgcagagatgctgaaagaaaactGCTACATTTCAG ctgtTGATTTATCTGACAACAAATTAGGTGTTGAAGGAGCTAAGGCCTTTTCTGCTATGCTTCTAGAAAATACTACAATTGTGTTCCTCCAGCTCTCAGGAAATGAATTTGACGATCATGCAGCAAAGTATTTAGCGGATGCCATCACAGCAAACAGCAAAGTGGAAATTCTGGATCTGAGTTACAACATGTTTGGTGACAAAGCAG GTGAAATTCTTGGAACAGCAATAGCAGAAAACATTGGATTAAAGGAACTTAAAATCAACTGGAACCATTTCCATAGCCAAGGGGCAGCTGCCTTGGCCAAAGGCTTGGCG GCAAACATATTCCTCAAAGTGCTGGATGTTTCCTACAATGGCTTTGGCAACAGTGGAGCAGCTGCCTTGGGGGAGGCTCTTAAAGCCAACACCGTGTTGGAAGAGCTCAATGTTAG CAGCAACCGTATTTTGGTGGAAGGAGCTCTGCACATTGCAGCTggcctgaaagaaaacaagactcTGAAAAGACTTAAT ATGACCAGAAATCCTATGCAGAGCGAAGGCTGCCGTGGGGTCCTCAAAGCTCTACAAACAAATTCTGGCACTGGTGTTGAGATCCTTGACTTGCCA GACATCCCCGTGAACAAAGAACTTGcagagctgtgtggtgctgtgaAAATACTTTTCCCGAATCTTCTTCTCAGATATGGTGGAAATGTGAAGTTGGAGAGGAAAAGTCAGTTGAAAGCTGAGCTTTTGACTCAGCCCAAAGTGGTGGGTAACTCTCAGAATTAA
- the LRRC74B gene encoding leucine-rich repeat-containing protein 74B isoform X4 translates to MAAAAAGGGGSSADRGSSGEEDAGGPAGESRYLAACRACGVTPASSLLRCTPGPALSLRHRGLGPRGAKALALSLMVNTSILTLDLSDNWLQGEGAAAIAEMLKENCYISAVDLSDNKLGVEGAKAFSAMLLENTTIVFLQLSGNEFDDHAAKYLADAITANSKVEILDLSYNMFGDKAGEILGTAIAENIGLKELKINWNHFHSQGAAALAKGLAANIFLKVLDVSYNGFGNSGAAALGEALKANTVLEELNVSSNRILVEGALHIAAGLKENKTLKRLNMTRNPMQSEGCRGVLKALQTNSGTGVEILDLPLNGTSMTQELPLQHPAHL, encoded by the exons atggcggcggcagcagcgggaggcggcgggagcaGCGCGGACAGGGGGAGCTCGG GCGAGGAGGACGCCGGCGGCCCGGCGGGAGAGAGCCGGTACCTGGCTGCGTGCCGGGCCTGCGGCGTGACCCCGGCCTCCAGCCTCCTGCGGTGCACGCCGGGCCCCGCGCTCAGCCTGCGGCACCGTGGCCTGGGCCCGCGG ggTGCCAAGGCTTTAGCTCTTTCCTTGATGGTCAATACCTCTATCCTCACGTTAGACCTGAGTGACAACTGGCTGCAGGGAGAAGGGGCAGCTGCGATTgcagagatgctgaaagaaaactGCTACATTTCAG ctgtTGATTTATCTGACAACAAATTAGGTGTTGAAGGAGCTAAGGCCTTTTCTGCTATGCTTCTAGAAAATACTACAATTGTGTTCCTCCAGCTCTCAGGAAATGAATTTGACGATCATGCAGCAAAGTATTTAGCGGATGCCATCACAGCAAACAGCAAAGTGGAAATTCTGGATCTGAGTTACAACATGTTTGGTGACAAAGCAG GTGAAATTCTTGGAACAGCAATAGCAGAAAACATTGGATTAAAGGAACTTAAAATCAACTGGAACCATTTCCATAGCCAAGGGGCAGCTGCCTTGGCCAAAGGCTTGGCG GCAAACATATTCCTCAAAGTGCTGGATGTTTCCTACAATGGCTTTGGCAACAGTGGAGCAGCTGCCTTGGGGGAGGCTCTTAAAGCCAACACCGTGTTGGAAGAGCTCAATGTTAG CAGCAACCGTATTTTGGTGGAAGGAGCTCTGCACATTGCAGCTggcctgaaagaaaacaagactcTGAAAAGACTTAAT ATGACCAGAAATCCTATGCAGAGCGAAGGCTGCCGTGGGGTCCTCAAAGCTCTACAAACAAATTCTGGCACTGGTGTTGAGATCCTTGACTTGCCA CTAAATGGCACTTCTATGACACAAGAGCTTCCACTTCAACATCCAGCCCATTTGTGA
- the LRRC74B gene encoding leucine-rich repeat-containing protein 74B isoform X1: protein MAAAAAGGGGSSADRGSSGEEDAGGPAGESRYLAACRACGVTPASSLLRCTPGPALSLRHRGLGPRGAKALALSLMVNTSILTLDLSDNWLQGEGAAAIAEMLKENCYISAVDLSDNKLGVEGAKAFSAMLLENTTIVFLQLSGNEFDDHAAKYLADAITANSKVEILDLSYNMFGDKAGEILGTAIAENIGLKELKINWNHFHSQGAAALAKGLAANIFLKVLDVSYNGFGNSGAAALGEALKANTVLEELNVSSNRILVEGALHIAAGLKENKTLKRLNMTRNPMQSEGCRGVLKALQTNSGTGVEILDLPDFCPISNEAKWHFYDTRASTSTSSPFVNGARSEKAALCHQDIPVNKELAELCGAVKILFPNLLLRYGGNVKLERKSQLKAELLTQPKVLSF, encoded by the exons atggcggcggcagcagcgggaggcggcgggagcaGCGCGGACAGGGGGAGCTCGG GCGAGGAGGACGCCGGCGGCCCGGCGGGAGAGAGCCGGTACCTGGCTGCGTGCCGGGCCTGCGGCGTGACCCCGGCCTCCAGCCTCCTGCGGTGCACGCCGGGCCCCGCGCTCAGCCTGCGGCACCGTGGCCTGGGCCCGCGG ggTGCCAAGGCTTTAGCTCTTTCCTTGATGGTCAATACCTCTATCCTCACGTTAGACCTGAGTGACAACTGGCTGCAGGGAGAAGGGGCAGCTGCGATTgcagagatgctgaaagaaaactGCTACATTTCAG ctgtTGATTTATCTGACAACAAATTAGGTGTTGAAGGAGCTAAGGCCTTTTCTGCTATGCTTCTAGAAAATACTACAATTGTGTTCCTCCAGCTCTCAGGAAATGAATTTGACGATCATGCAGCAAAGTATTTAGCGGATGCCATCACAGCAAACAGCAAAGTGGAAATTCTGGATCTGAGTTACAACATGTTTGGTGACAAAGCAG GTGAAATTCTTGGAACAGCAATAGCAGAAAACATTGGATTAAAGGAACTTAAAATCAACTGGAACCATTTCCATAGCCAAGGGGCAGCTGCCTTGGCCAAAGGCTTGGCG GCAAACATATTCCTCAAAGTGCTGGATGTTTCCTACAATGGCTTTGGCAACAGTGGAGCAGCTGCCTTGGGGGAGGCTCTTAAAGCCAACACCGTGTTGGAAGAGCTCAATGTTAG CAGCAACCGTATTTTGGTGGAAGGAGCTCTGCACATTGCAGCTggcctgaaagaaaacaagactcTGAAAAGACTTAAT ATGACCAGAAATCCTATGCAGAGCGAAGGCTGCCGTGGGGTCCTCAAAGCTCTACAAACAAATTCTGGCACTGGTGTTGAGATCCTTGACTTGCCA gatTTCTGTCCCATTTCCAATGAAGCTAAATGGCACTTCTATGACACAAGAGCTTCCACTTCAACATCCAGCCCATTTGTGAACGGTGCCAGATCTGAGAAGGCAGCCCTCTGTCACCAG GACATCCCCGTGAACAAAGAACTTGcagagctgtgtggtgctgtgaAAATACTTTTCCCGAATCTTCTTCTCAGATATGGTGGAAATGTGAAGTTGGAGAGGAAAAGTCAGTTGAAAGCTGAGCTTTTGACTCAGCCCAAAGTG
- the LRRC74B gene encoding leucine-rich repeat-containing protein 74B isoform X2 produces the protein MAAAAAGGGGSSADRGSSGEEDAGGPAGESRYLAACRACGVTPASSLLRCTPGPALSLRHRGLGPRGAKALALSLMVNTSILTLDLSDNWLQGEGAAAIAEMLKENCYISAVDLSDNKLGVEGAKAFSAMLLENTTIVFLQLSGNEFDDHAAKYLADAITANSKVEILDLSYNMFGDKAGEILGTAIAENIGLKELKINWNHFHSQGAAALAKGLAANIFLKVLDVSYNGFGNSGAAALGEALKANTVLEELNVSSNRILVEGALHIAAGLKENKTLKRLNMTRNPMQSEGCRGVLKALQTNSGTGVEILDLPDIPVNKELAELCGAVKILFPNLLLRYGGNVKLERKSQLKAELLTQPKVISAMTSSESLPAHARASLWRRVQGLLVNHRLCV, from the exons atggcggcggcagcagcgggaggcggcgggagcaGCGCGGACAGGGGGAGCTCGG GCGAGGAGGACGCCGGCGGCCCGGCGGGAGAGAGCCGGTACCTGGCTGCGTGCCGGGCCTGCGGCGTGACCCCGGCCTCCAGCCTCCTGCGGTGCACGCCGGGCCCCGCGCTCAGCCTGCGGCACCGTGGCCTGGGCCCGCGG ggTGCCAAGGCTTTAGCTCTTTCCTTGATGGTCAATACCTCTATCCTCACGTTAGACCTGAGTGACAACTGGCTGCAGGGAGAAGGGGCAGCTGCGATTgcagagatgctgaaagaaaactGCTACATTTCAG ctgtTGATTTATCTGACAACAAATTAGGTGTTGAAGGAGCTAAGGCCTTTTCTGCTATGCTTCTAGAAAATACTACAATTGTGTTCCTCCAGCTCTCAGGAAATGAATTTGACGATCATGCAGCAAAGTATTTAGCGGATGCCATCACAGCAAACAGCAAAGTGGAAATTCTGGATCTGAGTTACAACATGTTTGGTGACAAAGCAG GTGAAATTCTTGGAACAGCAATAGCAGAAAACATTGGATTAAAGGAACTTAAAATCAACTGGAACCATTTCCATAGCCAAGGGGCAGCTGCCTTGGCCAAAGGCTTGGCG GCAAACATATTCCTCAAAGTGCTGGATGTTTCCTACAATGGCTTTGGCAACAGTGGAGCAGCTGCCTTGGGGGAGGCTCTTAAAGCCAACACCGTGTTGGAAGAGCTCAATGTTAG CAGCAACCGTATTTTGGTGGAAGGAGCTCTGCACATTGCAGCTggcctgaaagaaaacaagactcTGAAAAGACTTAAT ATGACCAGAAATCCTATGCAGAGCGAAGGCTGCCGTGGGGTCCTCAAAGCTCTACAAACAAATTCTGGCACTGGTGTTGAGATCCTTGACTTGCCA GACATCCCCGTGAACAAAGAACTTGcagagctgtgtggtgctgtgaAAATACTTTTCCCGAATCTTCTTCTCAGATATGGTGGAAATGTGAAGTTGGAGAGGAAAAGTCAGTTGAAAGCTGAGCTTTTGACTCAGCCCAAAGTG ATTTCTGCTATGACCAGCTCTGAGTCTCTTCCAGCACATGCAAGAGCATCCTTATGGAGGAGAGTCCAGGGGCTCCTTGTTAATCATCGTCTTTGTGTGTAG